One segment of Papaver somniferum cultivar HN1 unplaced genomic scaffold, ASM357369v1 unplaced-scaffold_81, whole genome shotgun sequence DNA contains the following:
- the LOC113345573 gene encoding ubiquitin-activating enzyme E1 1-like isoform X2, translating to MSLGDGNSHEIDGDLHSRQLAVYGRETMRRLFSSNILVSGMQGLGADIAKNLILVGVKSVTLHDEGNVELWDLSSNFIFSEDDVGKNRAVASVTKLQELNNVVLISALSTPLTMDQLSNFQQSCEGRACCDLSYRDCKVYQWIVKPQTTVKLNEMFLPGRMSFIFNMVPDSGSWNYHINGVKHNTNLTCGIKLGSMVTLRTSARLVG from the exons ATGTCTTTAGGTGATGGAAATTCACATGAAATTGATGGGGATTTGCATAGTAGACAGCTTGCTGTTTATGGAAGAGAAACTATGCGGAGACTTTTTTCTTCCAATATCCTTGTTTCTGGGATGCAAGGTCTCGGTGCAGATATTG CAAAAAATCTTATCCTTGTTGGTGTAAAATCTGTGACATTGCACGATGAGGGAAATGTTGAACTATGGGACTTGTCCAGCAACTTTATTTTCTCAGAGGATGATGTTGGAAAGAATCGTGCAGTTGCTTCTGTAACGAAGCTTCAAGAACTGAATAATGTTGTTTTAATTTCTGCTCTATCAACCCCTTTGACTATGGATCAACTCTCTAATTTCCAG CAAAGTTGTGAAGGAAGAGCATGCTGTGACTTGTCGTACCGCGACTGCAAAG TGTATCAATGGATTGTCAAGCCACAGACTACTGTCAAGTTGAATGAGATGTTTCTTCCTGGTCGAATGTCATTTATCTTCAACATG GTTCCCGATAGTGGGTCATGGAATTACCACATCAATGGAGTGAAGCATAACACTAATCTGACGTGTGGGATAAAGCTGGGATCGATGGTGACACTGAGAACATCAGCTC GTTTGGTGGGATAG
- the LOC113345321 gene encoding purine permease 3-like has translation MKWGLLILSCILNFSGMTGGPILLRLYFLHGGNGKWLSSWLQMAGFPILIIPLVILYCQRHPSLPNISFFASRKLLFYAAFIGVAQGVDNFLYCYGLSFLPVSTSSLLVATQLIFTSLLSFIWVKQKFTAYTVNAVIVMTMGSILLGIRRAGDRPPGVTASQYLQGFFITIAAAALLGFILVGTQVAYAKANQAMTYPIVLQFQLCLAFFATVTCTIGSLINKEFSAIQSEASEFDFGEKAYYLVLVSNMIVWQLMFIGRVGIIFCASSLFASVTSATFLPITQTAAVITFHENFPAEKGMALALTLWGFTSYIYGSYMKERGIKSLTQLTSK, from the coding sequence ATGAAATGGGGATTACTCATACTAAGCTGCATACTGAATTTTTCAGGAATGACAGGAGGACCGATACTTCTTCGGCTTTACTTCTTACATGGTGGTAATGGAAAATGGTTATCTAGCTGGTTGCAGATGGCCGGATTCCCTATACTAATCATTCCACTCGTGATACTCTACTGTCAACGCCATCCAAGTCTACCAAATATCAGCTTCTTTGCTTCTCGGAAGCTTTTGTTCTACGCTGCTTTCATAGGCGTAGCTCAAGGAGTAgacaattttctgtattgttacgGTTTGTCGTTCCTTCCTGTTTCCACTTCATCTCTCCTTGTTGCAACCCAACTCATTTTCACTTCCTTGTTGTCATTCATCTGGGTGAAGCAGAAGTTTACAGCTTATACGGTTAACGCGGTTATAGTTATGACAATGGGATCTATTCTACTTGGGATTAGAAGGGCCGGGGATCGCCCCCCTGGTGTTACGGCTTCTCAGTACTTGCAGGGTTTCTTTATAACTATAGCTGCTGCTGCACTTCTAGGTTTCATTCTCGTAGGCACCCAGGTTGCTTATGCTAAAGCAAATCAAGCCATGACTTATCCCATCGTGTTGCAGTTTCAGCTTTGCTTGGCCTTCTTTGCTACTGTAACCTGCACGATCGGAAGCCTGATAAACAAGGAGTTCTCCGCAATTCAAAGCGAAGCAAGTGAATTTGATTTCGGAGAGAAAGCGTACTACCTCGTGTTGGTTTCGAATATGATAGTTTGGCAGCTGATGTTCATCGGAAGAGTGGGGATTATTTTTTGTGCGTCTTCTCTCTTTGCTTCTGTCACTTCCGCAACTTTCCTTCCTATCACGCAGACGGCTGCGGTGATAACGTTTCATGAAAATTTCCCAGCCGAGAAGGGTATGGCGTTGGCTCTAACACTCTGGGGATTCACTTCTTACATCTATGGTTCATACATGAAAGAACGAGGGATAAAGTCATTAACCCAACTCACTTCCAAATAA
- the LOC113345573 gene encoding ubiquitin-activating enzyme E1 1-like isoform X1 produces the protein MPADYSSITSLIKKSRNDEENQTRVSSATMSLGDGNSHEIDGDLHSRQLAVYGRETMRRLFSSNILVSGMQGLGADIAKNLILVGVKSVTLHDEGNVELWDLSSNFIFSEDDVGKNRAVASVTKLQELNNVVLISALSTPLTMDQLSNFQQSCEGRACCDLSYRDCKVYQWIVKPQTTVKLNEMFLPGRMSFIFNMVPDSGSWNYHINGVKHNTNLTCGIKLGSMVTLRTSARLVG, from the exons ATGCCTGCTGATTACAGTTCAATTACAAGTCTTATTAAGAAATCTAGAAACGACGAGGagaaccaaactagggtttcttcTGCGACGATGTCTTTAGGTGATGGAAATTCACATGAAATTGATGGGGATTTGCATAGTAGACAGCTTGCTGTTTATGGAAGAGAAACTATGCGGAGACTTTTTTCTTCCAATATCCTTGTTTCTGGGATGCAAGGTCTCGGTGCAGATATTG CAAAAAATCTTATCCTTGTTGGTGTAAAATCTGTGACATTGCACGATGAGGGAAATGTTGAACTATGGGACTTGTCCAGCAACTTTATTTTCTCAGAGGATGATGTTGGAAAGAATCGTGCAGTTGCTTCTGTAACGAAGCTTCAAGAACTGAATAATGTTGTTTTAATTTCTGCTCTATCAACCCCTTTGACTATGGATCAACTCTCTAATTTCCAG CAAAGTTGTGAAGGAAGAGCATGCTGTGACTTGTCGTACCGCGACTGCAAAG TGTATCAATGGATTGTCAAGCCACAGACTACTGTCAAGTTGAATGAGATGTTTCTTCCTGGTCGAATGTCATTTATCTTCAACATG GTTCCCGATAGTGGGTCATGGAATTACCACATCAATGGAGTGAAGCATAACACTAATCTGACGTGTGGGATAAAGCTGGGATCGATGGTGACACTGAGAACATCAGCTC GTTTGGTGGGATAG
- the LOC113345195 gene encoding indole-3-acetic acid-amido synthetase GH3.6-like, whose protein sequence is MISSGFRINESDKKLLQFIEEITINVDEVQTQVLSDILSCNAQVEYLQRHGLNGHADRETFKRVIPIVCYEDLIPDIGPLIAKGNSITSPILCTRLIKQFIRSSGTSSGVRKLIPITQEQEEKLWHFQDLVMPVISQHVPGVDKGKARNLLFVAPDSTTPGGLVASPISSFFHKSSYFKNLLRNVDPYRNFTSPIETILCEDTYQSMYTQLLCGLSQNSHVVRLGFLFASAVIQAVKFLQEHWILLCDDIRNENIAVGNTKITDPTVKKAVMNILVKPNPELADFIESECKRDESWKGILHRLWPNTKYIDAVITGTISHHISSINFYSNELPIVSNAYGFSEGLFGLNLNPLCKPNEVSYTLIPTMAYCEFLPIVDEDVQQHNNCNLEVDQHLQELVDLADVKLGREYEVVITNYAGLYRYRVGDVLRVAGFKNNAPQFNFVCRNNAVLSIEHDKTTEGELQNAVRNAFDQLMSKLNVSLVEYTSFADTSTNPGHYVLYWELQCSNNNNASITLPVFENCCFIMEESLGAEYRSLRVNNKHIGPLELKIVETGTFDKLMDYAVNQGASVGQYKTPRSVKLGPLLELLNSQVISNYLSPKCPNP, encoded by the exons GAAATTACTTCAATTCATAGAAGAAATTACAATTAACGTGGATGAAGTTCAAACTCAAGTTCTCTCAGATATCTTATCTTGCAACGCACAAGTTGAGTACTTACAAAGACATGGTTTAAATGGGCATGCAGATCGCGAGACATTTAAGAGAGTCATCCCCATAGTTTGTTATGAAGATCTTATTCCTGACATCGGTCCTCTCATTGCCAAAGGTAATAGTATTACATCTCCGATTCTCTGCACCCGTCTTATCAAACAGTTTATACGTAGCTCAGGAACTTCAAGTGGGGTGAGGAAACTAATACCAATAAcacaagaacaagaagaaaaactGTGGCATTTCCAAGACTTGGTAATGCCGGTCATCAGTCAACACGTTCCCGGGGTGGACAAAGGGAAAGCGAGGAATCTTCTGTTTGTAGCTCCAGATAGTACTACACCAGGAGGACTAGTAGCTAGTCCAATATCTTCATTCTTCCACAAAAGCTCATATTTCAAGAATCTGTTGAGAAATGTTGACCCATACCGCAACTTCACTAGTCCCATTGAAACCATTTTATGTGAGGATACTTATCAAAGTATGTATACTCAGTTACTTTGTGGGCTCTCTCAAAACAGTCACGTTGTTCGACTAGGATTCCTTTTTGCTTCTGCTGTTATCCAAGCCGTTAAGTTTTTGCAGGAACACTGGATCCTTCTCTGTGATGACATCCGAAATGAAAATATAGCAGTGGGAAACACCAAAATCACTGACCCAACAGTGAAAAAGGCGGTCATGAACATACTAGTTAAGCCTAACCCTGAACTTGCTGATTTCATTGAAAGTGAATGCAAGAGAGATGAATCATGGAAAGGGATCTTACATCGGTTATGGCCTAACACTAAATACATTGACGCCGTTATTACTGGTACCATTTCTCATCATATTTCTAGCATTAACTTTTACAGTAATGAGCTCCCCATTGTCAGTAATGCCTATGGGTTTTCAGAGGGTTTGTTTGGTCTAAACCTGAACCCTTTATGTAAACCCAATGAAGTTTCCTACACCTTGATCCCTACAATGGCGTATTGCGAGTTCTTGCCAATAGTTGATGAAGATGTTCAGCAACACAACAACTGCAACCTGGAAGTGGATCAACATCTTCAAGAACTAGTTGACCTTGCTGATGTTAAGCTTGGTCGAGAATATGAGGTTGTCATCACCAATTATGCAG GACTTTATCGCTATAGAGTTGGAGACGTGCTACGAGTGGCCGGGTTCAAGAACAATGCTCCTCAGTTCAATTTCGTTTGCCGGAATAATGCAGTTCTGAGCATTGAGCATGATAAGACAACTGAAGGCGAGCTCCAAAATGCAGTGAGAAATGCGTTTGACCAGCTCATGAGTAAGCTAAATGTATCTCTTGTTGAATACACTAGCTTTGCTGATACATCAACTAATCCAGGCCACTATGTACTCTACTGGGAACTTCAGTGCAGCAATAACAACAATGCCTCAATTACTCTGCCGGTGTTTGAAAATTGCTGTTTCATAATGGAAGAATCACTTGGTGCAGAGTACCGTTCTTTGCGTGTTAACAATAAACATATCGGACCGTTAGAGTTAAAGATAGTCGAGACAGGAACATTCGATAAGCTGATGGATTATGCTGTCAACCAAGGTGCTTCAGTCGGTCAATACAAGACACCTCGCAGCGTGAAGCTTGGTCCCTTATTGGAGCTTCTAAACTCTCAAGTTATTTCGAATTACTTGAGCCCAAAATGTCCAAACCCATGA
- the LOC113345194 gene encoding uncharacterized protein LOC113345194, with product MASQLIETNRENAETYTGDEICKAKTLELLDEISLPNGLLPLEDIIEVGCNRATGFVWLRQKKKKEHYFKSIGKPVSYAAEVTAFVEKHRMKKITGVKSKDTMLWVTLSDIYIDNPSSGKIVCKTPFGLSRTFPVSAFVNEETEEEKKRKKERAEVEEKKKQEEVEEEEEEKKQEEVAFTQGVNKQQKDYVMGAHHNVNCEVDFSLEIDIE from the exons ATGGCGTCTCAGCTGATCGAGACAAACAGAGAGAATGCAGAAACATACACCGGAGATGAAATATGTAAGGCGAAGACTTTAGAGTTGCTAGATGAGATATCATTACCAAATGGTTTGTTACCGTTAGAAGATATAATCGAAGTCGGATGTAACCGAGCAACTGGATTTGTTTGGCTGAgacagaaaaagaagaaagaacatTACTTCAAGAGTATCGGTAAGCCTGTATCTTATGCTGCGGAAGTAACAGCATTTGTTGAGAAACACAGGATGAAGAAAATAACTGGTGTTAAGAGTAAAGATACAATGTTATGGGTTACTCTTTCTGATATTTATATTGATAATCCTAGTAGTGGTAAGATTGTTTGTAAAACACCTTTTGGACTTTCTCGAACTTTTCCTGTTTCAGCATTTGTAAACGAAGAaactgaagaagagaagaaaaggaagaaggaaCGAGCAGaagtagaagagaagaagaagcaagaagaagtagaagaagaagaagaggagaagaagcaagaagaagt GGCATTTACTCAAGGAGTTAATAAGCAGCAAAAGGACTATGTGATGGGTGCccatcacaatgtgaattgtgaagtagatttttctttggaaatagaTATAGAGTGA